Proteins encoded together in one Prunus dulcis chromosome 3, ALMONDv2, whole genome shotgun sequence window:
- the LOC117623524 gene encoding uncharacterized protein LOC117623524, whose amino-acid sequence MATLQKFKLLATQCAVAGSPTRSPSASPVIHLRRRKTLRMFLSRTDRRRFTSRSNSDPPVINGDDGDDDDRPQKSKEVAKVRHKLKDLFVSSPPLEDRVSDRSRGIEQEEERGLLSATGSVGGVGSGGFTSRRGAGMSLRPLAASFRCRLLKRAWRPVLVTIPE is encoded by the coding sequence ATGGCGACCTTGCAGAAATTCAAACTCTTAGCCACCCAATGCGCCGTAGCCGGAAGCCCCACCCGGAGCCCATCCGCCAGCCCAGTCATTCACCTCCGCCGCCGCAAAACCCTAAGAATGTTCCTCTCCCGCACCGACCGCCGCCGATTTACTAGCCGGAGCAACTCCGACCCTCCAGTAATCAACGGCGACGACGGCGACGACGATGATCGGCCGCAGAAGAGCAAGGAGGTCGCGAAGGTTCGGCACAAACTTAAGGACCTCTTCGTCTCCTCGCCGCCTTTAGAAGATAGGGTTTCCGATAGGAGCCGAGGAattgaacaagaagaagagcgAGGGTTGTTGTCTGCGACCGGAAGTGTCGGTGGTGTCGGTTCTGGTGGCTTCACGAGCCGGCGCGGTGCAGGCATGTCGCTTCGGCCATTAGCGGCGTCGTTTCGATGTAGATTACTGAAACGAGCTTGGCGGCCTGTGCTCGTCACCATCCCCGAGTAG
- the LOC117623517 gene encoding LEAF RUST 10 DISEASE-RESISTANCE LOCUS RECEPTOR-LIKE PROTEIN KINASE-like 1.3 isoform X2: MNLYPLQKISFLLVITSTICLLYIPRSLGEEDDEQYLKCSASFQCANFPNIGYPFWGSSRPNYCGYPEFKLNCIGDAPVISFQDKDYRVLDINQSASTLRIARTDYWNNVCPVSPGNTTIEVNRVEYASDVQELLLFYDCPPLNIPLPIQLTSQFNCSINSTANYINYFVTQNLTNSGLTNISSTFGTCHTTVTARVSQSARENLAMNSTKDNLVAVLDSGFGLKWDASNNLCKQCNETGGQCGYNTSTAEFTCYCKDGPNPSNCAGKKKTIAIGLAVAGAILFGIFIGFYIYSFIQKKKKKLAALAKSKEIPTPLTSKSVATPSTNLSQSQSIPSYPSFTSKSDYDKGSTYFGVQVFSYTELEEATENFNPAKELGDGGFGTVYYGKLQDGRVVAVKRLYENNFKRVEQFMNEVEILTRLEHRNLVKLYGCTSRHSRELLLVYEYIPNGTVADHLHGKRVESGFLSWPVRLSIAIETADALAFLHRNDVIHRDVKTNNILIDNDFCVKVADFGLSRLFPNDVTHVSTAPQGTPGYVDPEYYQCYQLTDKSDVYSFGVVLIELISSLQAVDTNRHRHDINLANMAINKIQNHLVNELVDPLLEFETNHVVRRMATAVAELAFRCLQQERDMRPTMDEVLDGLRAIQNEDLGSEDGQAVVLDIGADDVGLLRNMPPPLSPDSAGTDKLVYKRWDKTI; encoded by the exons atGAATCTCTATCCCTTGCAAAAGATCTCTTTTCTCCTTGTGATCACAAGTACTATATGCCTATTGTATATTCCAAGATCTTTGGGTGAGGAGGATGATGAGCAATACCTCAAGTGCAGCGCTTCGTTTCAATGCGCAAATTTTCCGAATATTGGTTACCCTTTTTGGGGATCAAGCCGGCCCAATTATTGTGGCTACCCGGAATTCAAGTTGAACTGCATCGGGGACGCCCCGGTGATCTCATTCCAGGACAAAGATTATCGAGTCCTGGATATCAACCAAAGTGCAAGTACTCTTAGAATCGCTAGGACAGACTACTGGAACAACGTTTGTCCTGTGTCACCTGGCAACACCACAATAGAAGTAAACCGTGTAGAATATGCTTCAGATGTTCAAGAACTATTGCTGTTCTATGACTGCCCCCCACTCAATATTCCTCTTCCAATTCAGCTAACAAGTCAGTTCAACTGCAGCATAAACagcactgccaattacatcaATTACTTTGTCACACAAAACCTCACGAATTCTGGGCTCACGAATATTAGTAGTACCTTTGGAACGTGCCACACGACCGTCACTGCCCGCGTTTCGCAATCAGCGCGTGAAAATTTGGCGATGAATTCCACCAAGGACAATCTAGTTGCCGTTCTTGATTCTGGGTTTGGGTTGAAATGGGATGCAAGTAATAACTTGTGTAAGCAATGTAACGAAACTGGTGGTCAGTGCGGGTACAATACATCTACAGCTGAGTTCACCTGCTATTGCAAGGATGGACCTAATCCCTCGAACTGTGCAG gaaaaaagaagacaatagCAATAG GTCTTGCTGTAGCAGGTGCAATCCTTTTTGGCATTTTCATAGGAttctatatatattctttcatacaaaaaaagaagaagaaacttgCTGCACTAGCTAAAAGCAAAGAGATTCCGACACCCCTCACGAGCAAAAGCGTTGCTACTCCCTCAACTaatctctctcaatctcaaagCATCCCTTCTTATCCTTCCTTTACTTCAAAGTCAGACTATGATAAGGGGAGCACTTACTTTGGAGTTCAGGTCTTCAGCTATACTGAATTAGAGGAAGCCACTGAAAATTTCAATCCTGCTAAAGAACTTGGAGACGGAGGATTTGGCACTGTTTACTATG GTAAGCTACAGGATGGCCGTGTAGTTGCAGTGAAGCGCCTTTATGAGAACAATTTCAAACGTGTGGAGCAGTTTATGAATGAGGTCGAGATCTTAACTCGTCTCGAACACCGGAACCTTGTCAAGCTGTACGGATGCACCTCAAGACACAGCCGAGAACTCCTCCTTGTTTACGAGTATATTCCTAATGGAACAGTGGCTGACCATCTCCATGGGAAAAGAGTCGAATCTGGGTTTCTTAGTTGGCCTGTTCGATTGAGCATCGCCATAGAGACAGCTGATGCACTGGCTTTCCTTCACCGCAATGATGTAATACACCGTGATGTCAAGACCAACAATATTCTCATAGACAACGACTTTTGTGTGAAGGTCGCTGATTTTGGGCTGTCCAGATTGTTCCCCAATGATGTCACGCATGTTTCAACTGCTCCACAAGGGACCCCCGGCTATGTTGATCCTGAGTATTACCAATGCTATCAACTCACGGACAAGAGTGATGTATATAGCTTTGGTGTGGTCTTGATCGAGCTCATATCATCATTACAAGCAGTGGATACCAATAGGCACCGGCATGATATAAATTTGGCCAACATGGCtatcaacaaaattcaaaatcatttaGTGAATGAGTTGGTTGATCCTCTTCTTGAGTTCGAAACGAACCATGTTGTTAGGAGGATGGCAACAGCAGTGGCAGAATTGGCCTTCCGATGTTTGCAACAGGAGAGGGACATGAGGCCAACCATGGACGAAGTGTTAGATGGTTTGAGAGCAATCCAGAATGAAGATCTTGGTTCAGAAGACGGTCAAGCAGTTGTGCTGGATATCGGGGCAGATGACGTTGGACTCTTGAGGAACATGCCTCCTCCACTCTCACCAGACTCAGCTGGAACTGATAAATTG GTTTATAAGAGGTGGGACAAAACTATTTAA
- the LOC117623517 gene encoding LEAF RUST 10 DISEASE-RESISTANCE LOCUS RECEPTOR-LIKE PROTEIN KINASE-like 1.3 isoform X1, with translation MNLYPLQKISFLLVITSTICLLYIPRSLGEEDDEQYLKCSASFQCANFPNIGYPFWGSSRPNYCGYPEFKLNCIGDAPVISFQDKDYRVLDINQSASTLRIARTDYWNNVCPVSPGNTTIEVNRVEYASDVQELLLFYDCPPLNIPLPIQLTSQFNCSINSTANYINYFVTQNLTNSGLTNISSTFGTCHTTVTARVSQSARENLAMNSTKDNLVAVLDSGFGLKWDASNNLCKQCNETGGQCGYNTSTAEFTCYCKDGPNPSNCAGKKKTIAIGLAVAGAILFGIFIGFYIYSFIQKKKKKLAALAKSKEIPTPLTSKSVATPSTNLSQSQSIPSYPSFTSKSDYDKGSTYFGVQVFSYTELEEATENFNPAKELGDGGFGTVYYGKLQDGRVVAVKRLYENNFKRVEQFMNEVEILTRLEHRNLVKLYGCTSRHSRELLLVYEYIPNGTVADHLHGKRVESGFLSWPVRLSIAIETADALAFLHRNDVIHRDVKTNNILIDNDFCVKVADFGLSRLFPNDVTHVSTAPQGTPGYVDPEYYQCYQLTDKSDVYSFGVVLIELISSLQAVDTNRHRHDINLANMAINKIQNHLVNELVDPLLEFETNHVVRRMATAVAELAFRCLQQERDMRPTMDEVLDGLRAIQNEDLGSEDGQAVVLDIGADDVGLLRNMPPPLSPDSAGTDKLVSSSTPPSSF, from the exons atGAATCTCTATCCCTTGCAAAAGATCTCTTTTCTCCTTGTGATCACAAGTACTATATGCCTATTGTATATTCCAAGATCTTTGGGTGAGGAGGATGATGAGCAATACCTCAAGTGCAGCGCTTCGTTTCAATGCGCAAATTTTCCGAATATTGGTTACCCTTTTTGGGGATCAAGCCGGCCCAATTATTGTGGCTACCCGGAATTCAAGTTGAACTGCATCGGGGACGCCCCGGTGATCTCATTCCAGGACAAAGATTATCGAGTCCTGGATATCAACCAAAGTGCAAGTACTCTTAGAATCGCTAGGACAGACTACTGGAACAACGTTTGTCCTGTGTCACCTGGCAACACCACAATAGAAGTAAACCGTGTAGAATATGCTTCAGATGTTCAAGAACTATTGCTGTTCTATGACTGCCCCCCACTCAATATTCCTCTTCCAATTCAGCTAACAAGTCAGTTCAACTGCAGCATAAACagcactgccaattacatcaATTACTTTGTCACACAAAACCTCACGAATTCTGGGCTCACGAATATTAGTAGTACCTTTGGAACGTGCCACACGACCGTCACTGCCCGCGTTTCGCAATCAGCGCGTGAAAATTTGGCGATGAATTCCACCAAGGACAATCTAGTTGCCGTTCTTGATTCTGGGTTTGGGTTGAAATGGGATGCAAGTAATAACTTGTGTAAGCAATGTAACGAAACTGGTGGTCAGTGCGGGTACAATACATCTACAGCTGAGTTCACCTGCTATTGCAAGGATGGACCTAATCCCTCGAACTGTGCAG gaaaaaagaagacaatagCAATAG GTCTTGCTGTAGCAGGTGCAATCCTTTTTGGCATTTTCATAGGAttctatatatattctttcatacaaaaaaagaagaagaaacttgCTGCACTAGCTAAAAGCAAAGAGATTCCGACACCCCTCACGAGCAAAAGCGTTGCTACTCCCTCAACTaatctctctcaatctcaaagCATCCCTTCTTATCCTTCCTTTACTTCAAAGTCAGACTATGATAAGGGGAGCACTTACTTTGGAGTTCAGGTCTTCAGCTATACTGAATTAGAGGAAGCCACTGAAAATTTCAATCCTGCTAAAGAACTTGGAGACGGAGGATTTGGCACTGTTTACTATG GTAAGCTACAGGATGGCCGTGTAGTTGCAGTGAAGCGCCTTTATGAGAACAATTTCAAACGTGTGGAGCAGTTTATGAATGAGGTCGAGATCTTAACTCGTCTCGAACACCGGAACCTTGTCAAGCTGTACGGATGCACCTCAAGACACAGCCGAGAACTCCTCCTTGTTTACGAGTATATTCCTAATGGAACAGTGGCTGACCATCTCCATGGGAAAAGAGTCGAATCTGGGTTTCTTAGTTGGCCTGTTCGATTGAGCATCGCCATAGAGACAGCTGATGCACTGGCTTTCCTTCACCGCAATGATGTAATACACCGTGATGTCAAGACCAACAATATTCTCATAGACAACGACTTTTGTGTGAAGGTCGCTGATTTTGGGCTGTCCAGATTGTTCCCCAATGATGTCACGCATGTTTCAACTGCTCCACAAGGGACCCCCGGCTATGTTGATCCTGAGTATTACCAATGCTATCAACTCACGGACAAGAGTGATGTATATAGCTTTGGTGTGGTCTTGATCGAGCTCATATCATCATTACAAGCAGTGGATACCAATAGGCACCGGCATGATATAAATTTGGCCAACATGGCtatcaacaaaattcaaaatcatttaGTGAATGAGTTGGTTGATCCTCTTCTTGAGTTCGAAACGAACCATGTTGTTAGGAGGATGGCAACAGCAGTGGCAGAATTGGCCTTCCGATGTTTGCAACAGGAGAGGGACATGAGGCCAACCATGGACGAAGTGTTAGATGGTTTGAGAGCAATCCAGAATGAAGATCTTGGTTCAGAAGACGGTCAAGCAGTTGTGCTGGATATCGGGGCAGATGACGTTGGACTCTTGAGGAACATGCCTCCTCCACTCTCACCAGACTCAGCTGGAACTGATAAATTGGTTAGCAGCTCTACCCCACCTAGTTCCTTTTAG
- the LOC117621791 gene encoding LEAF RUST 10 DISEASE-RESISTANCE LOCUS RECEPTOR-LIKE PROTEIN KINASE-like 2.7, which translates to MMSWLFFSSPFAFFVFINIPLASSFVGYTSCSNKFNCGEITNVGFPFWGYGRPESCGYPELNLTCSESVTTIGIMGVQYRVLKINQEAEETLKLVRDDYYDKICSPKFGDTKLNSNLFDYVSGSVDVKLLYDCISSSQRDFSCPKDETYGNVAAVLPAFPVPLMCKSQMVIRIQDAMSFSIFSSKNVTELEQAVREGFEVKYKVDSAKCDECVGSKGVCGYDWGLSETVCHCPNQSSASRNCSATAEAIDNPVLPSAKGTSSEPKIDMLTRVVFLHFKLNFLAFLAIGFLISTHFW; encoded by the coding sequence atgatgtcCTGGCTTTTCTTCTCATCCCCTTTTGCCTTCTTTGTTTTCATCAACATTcctttagcctcaagctttgTTGGGTACACAAGTTGTAGCAACAAGTTCAACTGTGGAGAGATCACAAACGTTGGTTTTCCTTTCTGGGGATACGGCAGGCCAGAGAGTTGTGGATATCCAGAACTGAATCTCACATGTTCCGAGAGTGTCACCACTATAGGGATTATGGGGGTCCAATACAGAGTGTTGAAGATAAACCAAGAAGCTGAAGAAACACTCAAACTTGTGAGAGATGACTACTATGACAAAATTTGTTCTCCAAAGTTTGGGGACACCAAACTGAATTCCAATCTTTTCGACTATGTTTCAGGCTCTGTCGATGTTAAATTACTGTATGATTGTATTTCTAGCTCACAACGTGACTTCAGTTGCCCCAAGGATGAAACTTATGGTAATGTGGCCGCCGTACTTCCAGCTTTTCCGGTGCCTCTCATGTGTAAATCACAGATGGTGATTCGGATTCAGGACGCAATGAGTTTCAGTATCTTTAGTTCAAAGAATGTAACAGAACTTGAACAGGCAGTTAGAGAAGGATTTGAGGTGAAGTATAAGGTGGACAGTGCAAAATGTGATGAGTGTGTTGGTTCAAAGGGTGTTTGTGGTTATGATTGGGGTTTGAGTGAGACTGTTTGCCATTGCCCGAATCAAAGTTCTGCGTCCCGGAATTGTTCTGCCACAGCAGAGGCCATAGACAATCCAGTTTTGCCATCAGCTAAAGGTACGAGCTCTGAACCCAAAATAGATATGCTAACAAGAGTGgtttttttgcattttaagCTGAATTTCTTAGCTTTTTTGGCAATTGGGTTCCTTATATCAACTCATTTTTGGTAG